The following nucleotide sequence is from Prosthecobacter dejongeii.
CATCTCCACCTTGAACCGGTGATAGCCCTTGTTGTCCACTTCATAACGAGCCTTGGCGCTAGCGGCTGGAACCAGACCTGTGGAGGTGAGATTTTCGTCCAGACGTGACTCTGCTTCCGGGGCGGGTTTAGTAGCCAGGACGGATGGATCAAACACACCGGAGAATAGGACGGTTTCATCCTGGCTGATGCTGAGGGTGGCCAAGATGGGATCGAAATCCAGCAGGAGGGCTTCGCCGTCGGGTTGATTGCTGAATTCCAGTTCGCCGGATTCGCCCGTGATCTCGATGAGGCCTTTGCGGATGCCATTGACGCTGAATTCATAGCTGCCGAGAGCCACGTCTTCCAGTTCCACGGAGAATTTCCTGACTGCTTTTTCACTGACGGTCCATTTGGCTTTGGCCTGGCCGACCGTCTCTTCGGAGACAGGAGGAATGGCCAGCAGGTAGGCCGCTTTCTTGTCGGTATTCGCACCGAAGGATTGGGCCTTCATGGTGCCGGTGAAGAGGCTCGTTTCCCCTTGGATCAGATCCACAGTGGCACCGCGGGGATCGAAGGTAAGAGGCATGGCTTTGGAGCCAGTTTTACCTGCTTCAAAAAGCAGCTTCCCGCGTTTTTTGGTGATCGTCATTTCCCCCACTTCTTGGCCACCCACCAGAAGCTTGCAAAGACCGTCCGGGGCATTGGATACATCCACCGTGAAACGTTTCACCCCTTTGGTATCCTGGGTGAACCGGACTGACGCGCGCGCTTTGGGGTTTTGGGTAAGATTGGTTAGGTAAGCTTGTTCGTTGACGCTGGAGCCCGCGCTTTCACCGGCACCCGAAAAGATGCCTTCCAGATGAGGAACTCCTTCTTTAACGATGGAAACCAAGCCACCGCGAGGATCAAAATCCAGGGCATCCTGACCTGATTTGGCTGGGGCACGGAATTCAATCCGGGCAGTGCCTTTGGAGGTGGTGGTGAAGGTGGCCTGCACCAGATCATTCACCTTGAGGTCATAAGTGCTGCTCGGAGCCAGCTTGGCGACTTCAACCTTAAATAGCGACTTTTTGACTCCAAAGGAGCCGCTCATTTTACCACTGGCATCGGCGTCTGCGGTGGTTGGAGACAAGGAAAAGCGTAGGGCGGCAGAATCAGCCCGGAGGGTGCTGGGAGCTGAAACGGTTTGCATCACCATCAGGCAGGCGATGGCTAAACGAGCATGACGCGAAGGGGGGATAGGCATGGATGTAGACCACGATTTCATATTTAGTTGGAAATCGAAATATATTAAATGCCGCGAATTTTGTCACGCACTATGCAACGCCTGCGGTGCAGCACTGCCGGCCTTCTTCAGGAGGCCGACCGCTGGCCAGAGGAAGGCCCTGTTGCAGACGAGTAACCTTAACCTTCCGCCCATGCTGCGTGCCTAGCATGGCTAGCGTCAGGGGCGGATCAAAGCTGCGAGCGGATGGGAATCATGATCCATTCCAGGAAACGATCCTTTAATGATCGAGCTTCGAAATCAGCCATGAGATAGGGTTTCGACTTTTGGAGGTCGTCACGGAAGATTTGATCCATGGCAGCGCCGAAGCCGATATCGTAGATGCTGATGTCGATCTCCTCATTGATCTGGGAGGAGCGGGGATCGAGATTGGAGGTTCCGAACATGGAGAAATGGCCGTCCACGACCATGGTCTTGGAGTGGACCATGGTGGGGCTGTATTGGTAAATCTTCACGCCTGCCTCCAGCAGCTTGCCATAACTTTCACTGCCGGCGGATTTCGTCGCGGGCTGGTCATTGTGCTTGCCGGGGATGAGGAGTTTTACATCCACACCACGTTGGGTAGCCTCTGCCAGGAGATGCACAAAGTCGTCGCTGGGGGTGCAGTAGGGGTTGGTGATGTAGATGCTCTTTTTCGCGGCTGCGATGGCCACGGCCTGGAGCACGGGCATGGGGGCGACGGTGAACGCGCGGGAGGTGACGACCTGGGCCATGAGCGTGCCGACGGGTGGGAGTGCGGGGAAATGATCTGGCCCACTGAGCAGTTCCTCGGTGGCTTCTAACCAATGTTGCTGAAAGGCGGTCTGGAGTTTTGCCACGATGGGGCCTTCGAGCTGGCCATGAACCTCCCGCCAGTGATCGGCAGCATCAGCATTGCCCTGCCATTCATCGGCAAAACCGACGCCGCCGGTGAAGCCCATTTTTCCATCCACCACCATCACGCGGCGGTGGGTGCGCCGGTTGATACGGTCAAAGCGCAGGCCTTTGGCGGGGTGGTAGTAGGCCACCTGGCAGCCTGCATGACGGAGGCGATCAATCTCTTCATTCTTGAGGCCGATGCCGGAGCCGATGCCATCAATGAGGATGCGCACTTTCACGCCTTTGGCAGCCTGCTGGCAGAAGGCGTCCATGAACTGGGTACCGACCTTGCCGGAGTGGAAGATGAAGGCCTCGAAGTTGAGTGTCTTCTCGGCACTGCGGATGGCCTGGAGCATGGCGGGGAAGATGCCATTGCCATTGTGCAGGAGGGTGATCTTGTTGCCGCCGATGGGCACGGGATCCGCAATGGCATGGGCGGAGCCAAAAAACGCGGGGTCGGCCACGGCAAAGGTGTGCGGGGGGCGAAAGTCCATGACCTGCCGTTTGACGAAGAGGATGCTGTAAATGACGAAGCCGACGAGGAGGAAGGCCAGCAGCTCCAGCCAACCGCGCACGGAGAGCTTTCCCCAGCGCCGCAGCAGTAGGTTAAAGTAGCCTTCCTTCAGGCGGGTACGCCGGTTTTTCTTCGGCGGGTCTGCGCTGGGGGCAGGCGGTTGGTCGCTCATGACCTTACATCGTGTGAAGGCTGCGAGTTGGTTGTGGCAACAGTGAAGTGGAAGGTGTTCTGTGAGACTTGGCCAAGAAGAGGGCCGTTTGGGTGAAACGAAACGTAACTGCGGAGGGGATTTTATGTTTATGAACCGAGTGTCTTTAAAAACGTTGTTTCGTCTTTTGTTAGGCCTGTTTTTTATCGCAGCGGGGGTGAATCATTTTTTAAATCCACAGGTGTATGTGGGGATGATACCTCCCTACCTGCCCTACCCAGAAGTGCTGAATCTAGTGAGTGGTGTGGCGGAGGTGGCGGGTGGTGTGGGCATCCTCATGCCCCGTTTTCGCAGGTGGGCAGGATGGGGGCTGTTGGCGCTGCTGGTGGCTATTTTCCCAGCGAATTTGCACTTAGCTCTGAATGGCTGGGCGGCTTACGATATCCCGCGTTGGGTGCTGTGGGCGCGGCTGCCGCTTCAGGGGGTGTTCATCGCCTGGGTGTATTGGACTTGTTTGGCAAAGGAGTGGCGGGACTTGCCAGGAGGCAAGACATCATGATAAAAAGGCTGCATGAATCTTTGGCGGCTGCTTTTCATCTGTGTGGGCATCTTTGGCACGGCCAGTGGCGCAGAGCCGTCTGAGCGACCAGCCATCCGTGTTTTGCTGGAGACGCTGCATCATCAGTCGCGACTGATCCCTGGCAGGAATTTTAGCCAGACCATCATGGCCCAGGTCCTGAAGGAGGAAGGGGCCGAGGTGGCCGAATCTCACCGGGTGGTGGAACGGGTGGAGGAGCTGACCGAGGCAGAGTTCGGAGCCTATGATTTGGTGATCATGAACGGGCGTTACTCGGGTGAGCGGCAGCCGGATACTTTTTCCCCAGAGGTGCTGAAGGCGCTGGATAACTATGTGATCCGTGGCGGTTACCTGCTGGTCATTTCAGGGGGCTCAGGGCTGAGCGGAGGGGTGAGTCTGCCTTTTTACAATCCGCTCACCAGCCGCTATGGTGTGGAGGTGCTGCCGGGGCCGGGCCGCACGGGGCGAGCGCTGACACCGACGTTGCGTGATCAGGAGCATCCTTTGGTCAGAGACATCGAGGTGCTGTATCCCTGCCATGGCACGACACTGAAGCTGACCAATCGCGAGGCGGTGCCCCTGGCCTTTTTGGATAAGGAGCCGTGCCTCGCTGTGGTGCCGCGTGGTTTTGGCTGGGTGATCATCCTCGGCGGTGGCAGTGGCTGGATGAACCAGGGCATGGACCCCACGATCATCACCAATAAAGGCCAGCCGGAGCGGATCGAAGCGAATCAAAAACTCATCCGCAATCTGGTGGACTGGTTGCAACTGCTGAAGCAATCCCGTAGTCGTCCATGAGGTAACCGTGTGGCGGGATCAATCTCAGGGCAGTTGCACTTTGAGATGGCGTGGGCAGATCCATCCTGTAGCGTTTTGATCTCATGTCTTTGCATCCGCTGGATCAGCCAGTCTCCCTTCATACGCTGCGCCGCTGGCAGCGCGAGGGACTGATTGATCGTGAGGCCCTGGAGGCAGCCCGGCAGCAGATTCATCCCGCATCTGCCTGGCTTACTTGGCTACGGGCGGAGCTGCTGCTGGCGGGTATGGCGTTGGTGCTTTCTGGCGTGGTGTTTTTCTTTGCCTACAACTGGCAGGCCATCACCCGATTTGAAAAGCTGGGCCTCATCGGTGTGACGATGGTGGCTTGCATCGTCGGGGCCAGTGTCGTGGGGGTGAATCGCCTCGGCGGGCAGATCTTAGTGCTTGCGGGCACGGTGATGACGGGGGTGTTTTTAGCCGTGTTCGGACAGACGTACCAGACCGGGGCAGATGCGTATGAACTCTTCACTGGCTGGGCCGCCCTGACGTTTGTCTGGGTGCTTTTGGCCAGGATGGAGGCCCTGTGGTTTCTCTGGCTGGTGATCGTGCAGACGGGGCTGGTGCTGTTTTGGTCGCAGGTGGCTCACCCAGGCTGGAGGTGGCCGGAGGAAGGGGTGGCCTTTGCCGTGGCTGCCTTAAACACCGCCGCGCTGGTGATTCGGGAGCGATTCACGCCGCTGCCAGGACGGGGCTGGTTCCGCACGCTGTTATTGCTCAGTCTTTTGGTGGCGCTGACGTTGCCTGCCATCTCAGTGATCTTTGACGGGCTGGAGGATCATTCCTTGCGGCTGATGTATGTACCTCTGTGGCTGGCGGCCTTGGCTGGAAGCTATGGGTACTACCGTTTTGTTAGGCCAGACTTTGCCTGCATTGCTTTAGCTTCGGCGAACATGGCGGTGATGGTGGTGGCGCTTCTGTGTCGGGGCCTCTATTTCGGGATGGATGATGACGGCCTGGGGCTGTTCTTTTTGATGGCCATGATCGTGGTGGGAGTCACCACGGGACTCACGCTGTGGCTGGCACGAGAACACCGGGCGATGAAGCCTTTGCTGTCATGAAAACGTCCCCTCTCACCTGGCGCGAACTGCTGGCCCACTTGCCTGCCTCTCTGGGGCCGGAGGAGGTGGAACAGCGTCTCACGGCGGAGGCGGAGCAGGACGAGCAGCCGCGCATCCTGAACTTTTTTGCGGGTGTGGGGGCGTGGTTTTCAGCGCTGTTCATGCTGCCGTTTTTTTACATGGCGGATGTTTTTGACCATGCGTCCTCCTGCGCCGTTTTGGGGCTGATTTTATTTGCCGGGGCGGTGGTGATGAGTCGCAGGTCCACACATGTGTTTCTCAGCCAGCTCGCGCTCAGTGCTCTGTTGAGTGGGAATTCGCTCGTGCTGCTGGGGGTCTATCTGAGCGGCTCTCCGAATGACGGGAGAGAAGCGTTGCCCATGCTCGTCCAGGCCGTCTTGGCGGCGGTGACTTGTGGCCTTTTCCAGGGAGTGACGGGCCGTTTCATCACCCTGATCGGGGTGCCGGTGCTGGCCGTGGTTTGGGTGTTTTCAGGCAACTCTTTGCATGGTTTGCATGCCATCACCGCCGGGCTGGCCTTGGCGACTGGTCTCCTTTACCGCTGGGAAAAACGTCCGTTGATCTGGGATGTGGTGGCCTGGGCCTCGGTGGTGTCCCTGCCGGGGGTCATTCTGCTGACGGAGATGGAGCATGGCCTGAACCCGTCTCCACGGCAGCCGACTCCGCTCTGGCCTTCCAGCCTCATCGCCGGGCTACTGCTCATCTGGATGGTGACGGAGGATGCCGGTGGGATAAAGGCCATGCGGTGCCGCTGGTGGTGGGGGCTGGTCTTGGCCACGCTGTTCCTGGCGGGCTTCACCACGCCGGGCATCACGGTGGCTATGGTGCTGCTGTTTTTAGGGCGGGCGCAGGATGAGCGGGTGCTGACGGTGATCGGCCATGCTTTTTTCGCGGCCTTCCTGGTCCTGTTTTATTATGCGCTGAACATCAGCCTCGCACAGAAGTCCTGGATCATCGCAGGCAGTGGGGCGTTTTTGCTTGCGATGCGTTTTTGGTTAGGCCGATCTTTGCGAAAGGAGGCGGCATGAAAAGCGCCCTCCTCATCCTTTGGCTGGCGGTGGTGGCTGGCGTGCTGGGCTACCTGGTGTGGCAAAAGGAACAGACCGTGGCCCAAGGTCGACTGGTGCTGCTGGAGCTGGCGCCGCGAGACCCCCGCTCCCTCATGCAGGGAGACTACATGGTGCTGCGCTACAGCCTGGCCCAGGAGATGGAAAACCAGCCGGAGAAACTGGCGCAAAAAGGACTGCTGGTGCTGAAGCTGGATGAGCGGGGCGTGGGCAAAGGCCTGCGCCTGCATCAAGGCGAGGCGCTGGGGCCGGACGAGCAACTGCTCATTTATCGCGACCGCCAAGGGCTGCGCATCGGCGCTGAGTCGTTCTTTTTTCAGGAGGGGGATGCCGCACTCTATGAGAACGGCCGCTACGGTGAGCTGAAGGTGGATGCCGAGGGGAACAGCGTGCTCACCGGCCTGCGCGATGCGGACCTGAAACCCCTGGGCCGCCCTGTCATCCAGTAACGGCGGGCAGGACGGTGGAAGGAGCGCAACTTTCCTGACGGGGCGATGTTTTAATTCGTTCCTTTAGCATCATGAATTTGCGTGTCCTCTGTTTGTTCCTGGCCTGCATGGCGACCCTGGGCCATGCCCAGATCACGTCTGAAAACAACGACCGCCTGCGGCAGGGGCTGAAGCGTTATCCAGCAGCCGACACGAACAAGAATGGCGTCCTTTCTCTGGAGGAAGCGAAGGCCTATTTGGCGAAGAATAAACTGGGCCCGACACCGACGGAAAAGAAACCTGGGGCGCTGAAGCCAGATGTGGCCGATGTGGCCTACGGTCCCCATGCGCGGCATAAGCTGGATCTCTACCTAACCAAAAAGACGGCCACGCCAGCGCCGCTGGTCTTGCTGATTCACGGTGGGGGCTTTCGTGGGGGTGACAAAAGCCGCTGGGCCAGCGACAAGACGGTGCAGGCGCTGCTGGACCAGGGCATCTCCTGTGCAGCCATCAATTACCCCTTTCTCACGGACAAGCCCATTCAGGACATCCTGCGGGACTGTGCCCGCTCTGTGCAGTTTCTGCGCGCGAATGCTGGTGAGTGGAATTTGGACAAGGCGCATTTTGCCTCCATGGGCGGCTCCGCAGGTGCAGGTACCTCCCTGTGGTTAGCCACACGCGATGACCTGGCCGACCCGAAAGCGGTGGACCCGGTGCTGCGTGAATCCACCCGCCTCGTCTGCGCGGTGTGCAATGCCACGCAGGCGACCTACGATGTCTCGCGCTGGGAGTCCTTCATGGGTCCGGCGAAGCCTGAATTTGGCACCAGTCCGCTGGAGGCGGCGCTGTTTTACCACCTGCCATCCATCGAGGCGATGACCACGGAATCTGGCAAGGCCATCCTGCGCGAGTGTGACATGCTGGCCTGGATCACGTCCGATGATCCACCCCTGCTGGTGAACAATGCCCAAGTGGTGGCGGCCCCGACGAACCGGGGCGAGTGGCTGCACTGCATCCACCATGCCCGGGCGGTGCATCAGCAATGCGTCACGGCCCAGGTGTCCTGCATCGTGCTGCAGGATCAAGAGGGACCGAAAACGGATATCACTGCCTTCCTCGTCCAGCATCTGCGGGCGGAGGGGGAGTGAGCGGGACTTTCGTGAGGTCTGATCTCAGAGGTGCTGGCCGCCGCCAGAGCCGCCGACATCCTTGCCCATGTGCTGGCGGTAAGCCGCACGATCCTTGGCTAATGTGAGGGCTTCTTTGACGGAAATATGGGGCTTATCTACGTCCTTGTTGTCCCCCTCCCCTCGGAGGAGGCGCATGGCACGTTTATGGTCGGCGAATCCATCAATGGTGTCTTGCCTCACGCCTGCATCTGCGAGCTTTTGCTTCCTGTCCTGACCATGCTGCAGCAGCTTGTCGAGGGTGGCTTGAGCGCTTTGATTGACGGTGTTTACAAAGTCAGCTTTTTGAGCGGCGGTCAGGGTGATGGGCGGTCTTCCCTGGGCTGTTGCGGCCTTATTACCCTCCTGGATCATGCGGTCTAAGACTGCTGCCACTTCCTTCTCAAACTCTTCGGGTTTCATCGCAGCCAGACTGCTATGCTGCCAATCATCCGTCTTCATGCCGAAGAGCTTGCTACTGGTTGTATTCAACCCAGCCACCAATTCATTATCAATGGGCGTCACCACCAAATCCGGGCCGGTGCCATCAATGATCAGGTTTCCTGGATTGTACCAGCCCTCCAGCTTGCCCCTTTTTTCCACGGCGAAAGCGCGGTCTGGATTGGCCATGAAGGCATCGGCGGCGAGGATCTTGCCGAGCTGTTCCTGAAACTCAGGCTGGGTCAGCATGGCTGCGGCTCCAGGGGAATCCAGGCGGTCTTGCAAGGACTCTCCTTTGGCGAAAGCCATCTCCACCACATGCGGGCGGGTATCGGCTCTCAACCCATCGGCTAGTTTCTGCGCCGCTTGGCTGATGTGTGAGATGGAATCGGCCTGGTCTGCCAAGCTATTCCTGGCAGGATTGTCATAGGCGGCAATGGCGGGTGCATTGACTTGGGCCTCTGCGAGGATCTGCGCCGCAGCGACGTTGGCCGCAGGATTTTCGTTCTGCAATTTGACCACGGTGGAGGCCCCATCGCCATAGGTGACCTTAAAGACCTCCCCACGTTTGCCCGCCTGGAGTTCGTTCACGTCCGTGACACTCTTGGCCAGGAGGCTGACCTTGAGGGCGGCGGAGTCAAAAGCTTGCTTGGTAGCGTCTTTGATTTGGTTGTCGCTGAGGGTGATCCCTTGGGCCTTGGCATGGGAGATTTGTTCGGCAATGGCGGCGCGCACCTCGTTTGCCACCATCTGCTTCCCTTCCGGGCGTAGGCCGAGGGAGGCGACTCGTGAAAAGTGGGTATCGAGGGCAGCCGGGGAGGTGTGTTTTTGCGTGGCCTCCTGGTGCCAGGAGTCGCGGATTTGCCCCAGCATTTGGTCCACGGGGAGACCCGTCTTGCCGGCCACTCCTGCGCGGATCTGCCGTTGCAGTTCTGGACTGATGGGCTGCCCCGTTGCGCGCTGGAGAGCATCCTGCACTTCCTGAGCGGCCCTGTCGAACTTGTCGTTACGGCCTAGAAAACGACCAAAGAAGCCTTGGGAGTGGTCTTTGGTCCTCACCTGACCTGCCTGATCCGAGCGAATTTGATGGTCGGTGCTTCCAGTCAGGTTCTGCTGCAACTGGTCAAAGCTGAGGTTTTGGGTGTTGAGGGAAGGCATGGATGAAAGTGCTAACCAGAAATCTTCCGTTTGTGACAAGCGCTAACCAGCGTGCCTGCTGTCGGTCTCAAAAGAGGGAATCTAGGGAGCGGGGCGAGGCTTTAGGTGCTGGTATCGTTTTGTGAATAAACAGGATGATGCCCAAGCACCCAATGCAAGGCTTTGCGCCGTTCCTCCATGATCCCGCCCGTACGCTGGAAAGACTCGGGGGAGCTATCGGCGATGGCTTGGCCATGCAGTTCCAGGTCGTTGTTCTTTAGACGTGCGAGAGAAAGATCCATGGGCCCGCACCACGCTGTAGGGGCAAAGGCGACGAAGTCCATGGCCTTGCCATCCAGCGAGAACTGCCGGATGCGCCAGTGAATGGCGAGCATCTGAGACGACAATTCTTCCAGCTCCTCAAGACTCCGCACTTCAGGGGTGAGTTGCCCATTTTCGGCTTTATGGGCGACTTCATAAAGCCCGTCCACATGGACTTCCTGGTCATAGGCAGGCAGTTCCGCAAGCTTCAGTGCCCACGCGAGGATGATGGCCCCCTCAGACTGCCAAGGAAGATTCCATTTCAATTTTTCAGGCAGAGCATCCACTGGGGTTTCCAGGGCCTCAGCCTCCGACGGTTCGGCTGCCTCCCACACACCGTTGCTTTTCAAATGAGCGATCATCTCATGACGGTATTCTTCAGCCCCGGCAGCCCCTTCCATGAAGCCGCGCTGGGTCAAACTGCACATCAGCAAAAAGCGTTTGAAGACCTGGTCCTGAGTCGGGGGATCGGAGAGCTCCTCTTGATCATAACCCGCAGCTGCCAGGATGTTTTTAACTCGCTCATCCACACTCAGGGAGTGGTTCTCAGGCAACTGAGCTTCCGGATCATGCTCGCCATCTGCATCCAAGATGACGCGGCCTGAAGAGTCCAGCAGGCGGCCGGGCAGAAAGATGACTCCATGGACTTGGCTCGCCATTTCATACACCAAGGCCAGCCGGGGATCTCCCTCTTCAGGCTCCCCATCCAGCATGAAATTGAAGGCAAAACGTAGGCCCGGCAGGTATTCAAACAGGTCTGCTCGTTCCATCGCATTGGGGAAGGTTTGAAAGTAACCCTGCATGCCGGACAACTGCTGCGCCCAGCCCTCGCCGGCATAATAATCGGGATCCTGACGTGCCTTCATGGTCAGGGCTTTTTTCAGCCAGCCTCGTTTAAACGTCAGATGAACTTCCGACCATGTGCCATCGGCACGACGGGTGACTTTGGCATCGGGCACCCGTTCCAAAAGCTTGGCCAGGGTGCCTTCTGGGTCCAGGTGCTGGCTGAAAATATTGATGGGAGGAAAGGGCATATTTTCTAACCAATCTGCAAAAAGAACCTATCGCGCGTCAAGCCCAGATCACTTCAACGGATGGAAAGCTTCGGCGGCATGGTCTGGCTGGTGGTAGCTGGACCAAGTGTCGTCGAAGAGGTGCTCCGTTTTTTGCTCGTCAGACCAGGTGATGCGTAACTTGTTGTTAGCCAGAGTTTCCCAGGTGGGTGCGCCCTCCAGGTCGGGACTGGTGAGGGCGCCGCTGGCGTGGAACTGGATCTCGCCCTTTTCACCTTTCCAACGGGTGGCCAGGAGCCAGGTGCGTAGCTCGCTCAGGTCCTGGGGACCCTAAAAGCTTTCGGGCAGCACGTGTTCGTTTTTACCACGACGCTGCTCACGCCGTACGCGTCCTTCATGTACATGATGTGCAGCGCCTTGTTCTAGCGGGGGGTCGGGTCGTTGCCGAGATCAGTGGGGGGCCAAGGTGCCTGCCGAGGTGAGGCTGGGCAGCAGAGTTCCCACGATTTGCCTTACCAGGATTGGTGTAGCAAGGCTGGATTTGAAGAAAGGCCAAGGTCTTTTTTTGGACAGAGGTCCACAGGGCCGACTTCCTGCGTATGATGTGAAGTTATGGGCTCATCATCATCCACCTTACGCCAGGGGCTTGTGCTTCTGGGCTTCATCCTCATCACTTTTTGTGCGCCTGCGTTTGGGGCTTTTTCACTGCCGGGGAGCTGGTATGCGGGGCTGAGCAAGCCGAGTTGGAACCCGCCCTCCTGGGTGTTTGGCCCGGCCTGGACGCTGCTGTACACGCTGATGGCAGTGGCGGCCTGGCTGGTGTGGAAGCGTGGGGGCTTCGGCGCACAAAAGTGTCCGCTCAGTCTCTACTTCATCCAGCTCGCGCTGAATGCCGCGTGGACCCCCGTTTTCTTTGGTGCGCACCAGTTGGGTGCAGCGCTTGCCGTCATCGTGGCCTTGTGGGTTTTCATCGGCCTCACGCTGCTGCATTTTTGGCAGGTAAGCCGGGCAGCCGGGTTGCTGTTCGTTCCGTATCTGGCTTGGGTGTCCTT
It contains:
- a CDS encoding DUF4272 domain-containing protein → MPFPPINIFSQHLDPEGTLAKLLERVPDAKVTRRADGTWSEVHLTFKRGWLKKALTMKARQDPDYYAGEGWAQQLSGMQGYFQTFPNAMERADLFEYLPGLRFAFNFMLDGEPEEGDPRLALVYEMASQVHGVIFLPGRLLDSSGRVILDADGEHDPEAQLPENHSLSVDERVKNILAAAGYDQEELSDPPTQDQVFKRFLLMCSLTQRGFMEGAAGAEEYRHEMIAHLKSNGVWEAAEPSEAEALETPVDALPEKLKWNLPWQSEGAIILAWALKLAELPAYDQEVHVDGLYEVAHKAENGQLTPEVRSLEELEELSSQMLAIHWRIRQFSLDGKAMDFVAFAPTAWCGPMDLSLARLKNNDLELHGQAIADSSPESFQRTGGIMEERRKALHWVLGHHPVYSQNDTST
- a CDS encoding TspO/MBR family protein, encoding MGSSSSTLRQGLVLLGFILITFCAPAFGAFSLPGSWYAGLSKPSWNPPSWVFGPAWTLLYTLMAVAAWLVWKRGGFGAQKCPLSLYFIQLALNAAWTPVFFGAHQLGAALAVIVALWVFIGLTLLHFWQVSRAAGLLFVPYLAWVSFATALNFTLWRLNPA
- a CDS encoding DUF2157 domain-containing protein, which codes for MSLHPLDQPVSLHTLRRWQREGLIDREALEAARQQIHPASAWLTWLRAELLLAGMALVLSGVVFFFAYNWQAITRFEKLGLIGVTMVACIVGASVVGVNRLGGQILVLAGTVMTGVFLAVFGQTYQTGADAYELFTGWAALTFVWVLLARMEALWFLWLVIVQTGLVLFWSQVAHPGWRWPEEGVAFAVAALNTAALVIRERFTPLPGRGWFRTLLLLSLLVALTLPAISVIFDGLEDHSLRLMYVPLWLAALAGSYGYYRFVRPDFACIALASANMAVMVVALLCRGLYFGMDDDGLGLFFLMAMIVVGVTTGLTLWLAREHRAMKPLLS
- a CDS encoding GDYXXLXY domain-containing protein gives rise to the protein MKSALLILWLAVVAGVLGYLVWQKEQTVAQGRLVLLELAPRDPRSLMQGDYMVLRYSLAQEMENQPEKLAQKGLLVLKLDERGVGKGLRLHQGEALGPDEQLLIYRDRQGLRIGAESFFFQEGDAALYENGRYGELKVDAEGNSVLTGLRDADLKPLGRPVIQ
- a CDS encoding DUF4401 domain-containing protein, with the translated sequence MKTSPLTWRELLAHLPASLGPEEVEQRLTAEAEQDEQPRILNFFAGVGAWFSALFMLPFFYMADVFDHASSCAVLGLILFAGAVVMSRRSTHVFLSQLALSALLSGNSLVLLGVYLSGSPNDGREALPMLVQAVLAAVTCGLFQGVTGRFITLIGVPVLAVVWVFSGNSLHGLHAITAGLALATGLLYRWEKRPLIWDVVAWASVVSLPGVILLTEMEHGLNPSPRQPTPLWPSSLIAGLLLIWMVTEDAGGIKAMRCRWWWGLVLATLFLAGFTTPGITVAMVLLFLGRAQDERVLTVIGHAFFAAFLVLFYYALNISLAQKSWIIAGSGAFLLAMRFWLGRSLRKEAA
- a CDS encoding alpha/beta hydrolase translates to MNLRVLCLFLACMATLGHAQITSENNDRLRQGLKRYPAADTNKNGVLSLEEAKAYLAKNKLGPTPTEKKPGALKPDVADVAYGPHARHKLDLYLTKKTATPAPLVLLIHGGGFRGGDKSRWASDKTVQALLDQGISCAAINYPFLTDKPIQDILRDCARSVQFLRANAGEWNLDKAHFASMGGSAGAGTSLWLATRDDLADPKAVDPVLRESTRLVCAVCNATQATYDVSRWESFMGPAKPEFGTSPLEAALFYHLPSIEAMTTESGKAILRECDMLAWITSDDPPLLVNNAQVVAAPTNRGEWLHCIHHARAVHQQCVTAQVSCIVLQDQEGPKTDITAFLVQHLRAEGE
- a CDS encoding phospholipase D-like domain-containing protein, giving the protein MSDQPPAPSADPPKKNRRTRLKEGYFNLLLRRWGKLSVRGWLELLAFLLVGFVIYSILFVKRQVMDFRPPHTFAVADPAFFGSAHAIADPVPIGGNKITLLHNGNGIFPAMLQAIRSAEKTLNFEAFIFHSGKVGTQFMDAFCQQAAKGVKVRILIDGIGSGIGLKNEEIDRLRHAGCQVAYYHPAKGLRFDRINRRTHRRVMVVDGKMGFTGGVGFADEWQGNADAADHWREVHGQLEGPIVAKLQTAFQQHWLEATEELLSGPDHFPALPPVGTLMAQVVTSRAFTVAPMPVLQAVAIAAAKKSIYITNPYCTPSDDFVHLLAEATQRGVDVKLLIPGKHNDQPATKSAGSESYGKLLEAGVKIYQYSPTMVHSKTMVVDGHFSMFGTSNLDPRSSQINEEIDISIYDIGFGAAMDQIFRDDLQKSKPYLMADFEARSLKDRFLEWIMIPIRSQL
- a CDS encoding DoxX family protein; amino-acid sequence: MNRVSLKTLFRLLLGLFFIAAGVNHFLNPQVYVGMIPPYLPYPEVLNLVSGVAEVAGGVGILMPRFRRWAGWGLLALLVAIFPANLHLALNGWAAYDIPRWVLWARLPLQGVFIAWVYWTCLAKEWRDLPGGKTS